One Drosophila kikkawai strain 14028-0561.14 chromosome 3L, DkikHiC1v2, whole genome shotgun sequence genomic window carries:
- the LOC108080592 gene encoding transketolase codes for MSYQMLDKKVLQSVKDVAHKLRIHSITSTQAAKSGHPTSCASLAEIMAVLFFQTMRLNLKHPRDPSSDRLVLSKGHAAPILYAAWAEAGLFPVEELRNLRKVDSDLEGHPTPRLNFIDVGTGSLGQGIAIAAGMAYVGKYLDKAEYRTYVIVGDGESAEGAVWESLHFAAQYSLDNLCVIFDINKMGPNDMAMEMEVYRERLDAFGFNTLTVDGHDIDELNKGFHNAANCKDKPTAILARTTKGKDFLAVEGCEELHGQPLGKKAEAAIQHLQFLISNPNVRLSPKKMGKCGRAPEVNITNIMLCVPPNYRLGDSVATRLAYGTALAKIAADNPRVIALDADTKNSTYADKMRNAFPERFIECFIAQQNLVGVAVGATCRRRTVAFVSTHATFFTRAYDQIRMGAISNTNVNFAGSHCGCSIGEDGPSQMGLEDIALFRSIPGSTVFYPTDAVSAERAVELAANTKGVCFIRTTYPSTRVIYNNDEVFAVGRAKIVRQKPSDEVLLIGAGVTLYECLEAAERLEEDCITARVLDPFTVKPLDVSLIVTHGRLCKGRVVVVEDHYQQGGLGEAVLSALADQRNFVVKHLYVPTVPRSGPAAVLLDMFGISSRSIYKATMCIMKK; via the exons ATGTCTTACCAAATGCTGGACAAAAAGGTGCTGCAGAGCGTCAAGGATGTGGCCCACAAGCTGCGCATTCACTCGATCACCTCCACGCAGGCGGCCAAGTCCGGCCACCCCACGTCCTGCGCCTCCCTGGCGGAGATCATGGCGGTGCTGTTCTTCCAGACGATGCGCCTCAACCTGAAACATCCCCGAGATCCTTCCAGCGACCGACTGGTGCTATCCAAGGGCCATGCCGCTCCCATTCTGTACGCAGCCTGGGCGGAGGCGGGTCTGTTTCCCGTGGAGGAGCTGCGCAATCTGCGCAAGGTGGACAGCGACCTGGAGGGGCATCCCACGCCGCGTCTGAACTTCATCGACGTGGGAACCGGCTCTCTGGGCCAGGGCATCGCCATAGCCGCCGGCATGGCCTATGTGGGCAAATATCTGGACAAGGCCGAGTATCGGACGTATGTGATCGTGGGGGACGGCGAATCCGCCGAGGGAGCCGTGTGGGAATCTCTGCACTTTGCTGCCCAATACAGTCTGGACAACCTATGTGTGATCTTTGATATAAACAAGATGGGCCCGAATGACATGGCCATGGAAATGGAGGTCTACCGGGAGAGACTGGATGCGTTCGGTTTCAACACTTTGACAGTGGATGGTCACGATATTGATGAGCTGAACAAGGGCTTTCACAATGCAGCCAACTGCAAGGATAAGCCCACTGCTATCCTGGCCAGAACCACCAAGGGCAAGGATTTTCTTGCCGTCGAGGGATGCGAGGAGCTGCATGGACAGCCGCTGGGCAAGAAGGCGGAGGCTGCCATCCAGCATCTGCAG TTTCTGATCTCCAATCCCAATGTGCGTTTATCACCTAAGAAAATGGGCAAGTGCGGCCGCGCTCCCGAGGTGAATATCACCAACATTATGCTGTGCGTTCCGCCCAATTACCGCCTGGGCGACTCGGTGGCCACCCGCCTGGCCTATGGCACAGCTCTGGCCAAGATTGCGGCAGATAATCCCCGGGTAATTGCCCTCGATGCCGACACCAAGAACTCTACGTACGCGGACAAGATGAGGAACGCCTTTCCAGAGCGCTTCATCGAGTGCTTTATAGCCCAGCAAAATCTGGTGGGTGTGGCCGTGGGTGCCACCTGTCGTCGTCGCACCGTGGCCTTTGTGTCCACCCATGCTACCTTCTTTACGCGAGCCTACGACCAGATCCGCATGGGCGCCATCTCGAACACCAATGTGAACTTTGCAGGCTCCCACTGTGGCTGCAGCATCGGAGAGGACGGACCCTCGCAGATGGGACTGGAGGATATAGCCCTGTTTCGCAGCATTCCCGGCAGCACGGTCTTCTATCCCACGGACGCCGTGAGTGCCGAGCGGGCCGTAGAGCTAGCCGCCAATACCAAGGGCGTGTGCTTCATCCGCACCACCTATCCGAGCACCAGGGTCATCTACAATAACGACGAGGTGTTCGCCGTGGGTCGGGCCAAGATCGTGCGCCAGAAGCCCTCGGACGAGGTGCTGCTAATCGGAGCCGGGGTCACCCTCTACGAATGCCTGGAGGCTGCCGAGCGGCTGGAGGAGGACTGCATCACGGCCCGTGTTCTCGATCCGTTTACGGTGAAGCCCCTAGATGTGAGCCTCATTGTGACGCACGGAAGGCTCTGCAAGGGCAGGGTCGTTGTGGTGGAGGATCACTACCAACAGGGCGGATTGGGCGAGGCCGTGCTCAGTGCCTTGGCCGACCAGCGGAACTTTGTGGTCAAGCATCTGTATGTGCCCACTGTGCCACGATCGGGTCCAGCCGCCGTGCTCCTCGACATGTTTGGCATATCCTCCAGGAGTATTTACAAGGCCACCATGTGCATTATGAAAAAGTGA